The proteins below come from a single Rhodanobacter sp. LX-99 genomic window:
- a CDS encoding OsmC family protein, which translates to MKRSASAHWSGGIKDGQGTMSTDTGVLHESPYGFKSRFEDGPGTNPEELIAAAHAGCYSMALSLGLGNAGFTADSIDTKAAVTLAKDGDGFSITTVDLSCRAKVPRIDAATFDSIAQATKLACPVSKVLKATITLDARLEG; encoded by the coding sequence ATGAAACGATCCGCATCCGCGCATTGGTCCGGCGGCATCAAGGATGGACAGGGCACGATGTCGACCGACACCGGCGTGTTGCACGAGTCGCCGTACGGCTTCAAGTCGCGCTTCGAGGACGGTCCCGGCACCAACCCGGAGGAACTCATCGCGGCGGCGCACGCCGGCTGCTACTCGATGGCGCTTTCGCTGGGACTGGGCAACGCCGGCTTCACCGCCGACAGCATCGACACCAAGGCGGCGGTGACCCTGGCCAAGGACGGCGACGGCTTCAGCATCACCACGGTGGATCTCAGTTGCCGCGCCAAGGTGCCGCGCATCGACGCAGCCACATTCGACAGCATCGCGCAGGCGACCAAGCTGGCCTGTCCGGTGTCCAAGGTGCTGAAGGCCACGATCACGCTGGACGCCCGGCTGGAAGGCTGA
- a CDS encoding DUF1345 domain-containing protein has protein sequence MDEPSERSGERAARRRGWRPWRFVKGRPWTVLSLLIFLVAMALLLHAGVRPANAVLLGFDLAALVFLGIFARLFNRASPSHMRSQAQALDTGRWGVLWGGVLLSAVVLAALGNELHAARGGGLPELAVGVSSVVLSWLFLNVMFAVHYAHGYYGDFGEKHAGLEFPDTPEPDYWDFAYFSIVIGMTFQVSDVQITSKYLRRVVLLHSVIAFFFNVFIIAITVNIVAGQGG, from the coding sequence ATGGACGAACCATCGGAGCGCTCGGGCGAACGCGCGGCGCGGCGGCGCGGCTGGCGGCCGTGGCGTTTCGTGAAGGGCCGCCCGTGGACGGTCCTGTCGCTGCTCATCTTCCTCGTGGCGATGGCGCTGCTGCTGCATGCCGGCGTGCGCCCGGCCAATGCGGTGCTGCTGGGCTTCGACCTGGCGGCGCTGGTGTTCCTGGGCATCTTCGCGCGCCTGTTCAACCGGGCTTCGCCGAGTCACATGCGCAGCCAGGCGCAGGCGCTGGATACCGGCCGCTGGGGCGTGCTGTGGGGCGGCGTGCTGCTGTCGGCGGTGGTGCTGGCGGCGCTGGGCAACGAGCTGCATGCGGCCAGAGGCGGCGGCCTGCCGGAGCTCGCGGTCGGCGTGTCGAGCGTGGTGCTCAGCTGGCTGTTCCTCAACGTGATGTTCGCGGTCCACTACGCCCATGGCTACTACGGCGATTTCGGCGAAAAGCACGCCGGCCTGGAATTTCCCGACACGCCCGAGCCGGACTACTGGGATTTCGCCTACTTCTCGATCGTGATCGGCATGACCTTCCAGGTCTCCGACGTGCAGATCACCAGCAAGTACCTGCGCCGCGTGGTGCTGCTGCACAGCGTGATCGCGTTCTTCTTCAACGTGTTCATCATCGCGATCACGGTGAACATCGTGGCCGGGCAGGGTGGTTGA
- a CDS encoding GGDEF domain-containing protein, whose translation MPIDMATLALMGAVQALLMAVMLWTSTGSYSGVARASLRLRAGALVLEATAWVLLGLRGQVGDWLSILVANAVMLVSYAMTVHALRMLLGAPSRLRVVAIASVAGWLAIAWFAWGTANFQVRVLCASLVILLDLALLIAPLCGSLRRGGSAAQRVLLSTLAVAVAMVLWRNAEPLLSSQPAGGLLAPTPINTVYMMFSAMQPLFTSIGFLLLYNETMQAELRSLARTDPLTGVNNRLALVEAIGHALDAAAGDGRPLGVLMLDVDHFKAVNDRFGHGGGDRVLLSLVERIQRVLGRDDVLGRVGGEEFVVLSPGGGLRRTRALAERIRAEAEGMQLVFDGHALGMTVSVGVTEAAPGERDVTALLQRADAALYAAKRAGRNRVVATGDVVPASLPAPA comes from the coding sequence ATGCCCATCGACATGGCCACCCTGGCACTGATGGGGGCTGTCCAGGCCCTGCTGATGGCGGTGATGCTGTGGACCTCCACCGGCAGCTATTCCGGCGTGGCGCGGGCCAGCCTGCGCCTGCGCGCCGGCGCGCTGGTGCTCGAGGCGACGGCCTGGGTGCTGCTCGGCCTGCGCGGGCAGGTCGGCGACTGGCTCTCGATCCTGGTGGCGAACGCCGTCATGCTGGTCTCTTACGCCATGACCGTGCACGCGCTGCGCATGCTGCTTGGCGCGCCGTCGCGGCTGCGGGTGGTGGCGATCGCCAGCGTGGCGGGCTGGCTGGCGATCGCCTGGTTCGCGTGGGGCACGGCGAATTTCCAGGTCCGCGTGCTGTGCGCCTCGCTGGTCATCCTGCTGGACCTGGCGCTGTTGATCGCGCCGTTGTGCGGCAGCCTGCGCCGGGGCGGCTCGGCGGCCCAGCGGGTGCTGCTGTCCACCCTGGCCGTCGCGGTGGCCATGGTGCTCTGGCGCAACGCCGAGCCGCTGCTGTCCAGCCAGCCGGCGGGAGGCCTGCTGGCACCCACGCCGATCAACACGGTCTACATGATGTTTTCCGCCATGCAGCCGCTGTTCACCAGCATCGGCTTCCTGCTGCTCTACAACGAGACGATGCAGGCGGAGCTCCGGTCGCTGGCGCGGACCGACCCGCTGACCGGCGTGAACAACCGGCTGGCGCTGGTCGAGGCGATCGGGCATGCGCTGGATGCCGCCGCCGGGGATGGCCGGCCGCTGGGCGTGTTGATGCTCGACGTCGACCACTTCAAGGCGGTGAACGACCGTTTCGGGCATGGCGGCGGCGACAGGGTGCTGCTGTCGCTGGTGGAGCGCATCCAGCGCGTGCTGGGCCGCGACGACGTGCTCGGCCGGGTCGGCGGAGAGGAATTCGTGGTGCTGTCGCCGGGCGGCGGCCTGCGCCGGACGCGGGCGCTGGCCGAGCGGATCCGCGCCGAGGCCGAGGGCATGCAACTGGTGTTCGACGGCCATGCGCTCGGCATGACCGTGTCGGTCGGCGTCACCGAGGCGGCGCCCGGCGAGCGCGACGTGACGGCGCTGCTGCAGCGTGCCGATGCGGCGCTGTACGCGGCCAAGCGTGCCGGCCGCAACCGCGTGGTGGCGACCGGGGACGTCGTGCCGGCATCGCTGCCGGCGCCGGCCTGA
- a CDS encoding 3'-5' exonuclease yields the protein MATLIPTRNHCLPRMTGGEKRFSERLEQKLEDDYLLWYDVPVGLKQRRPDFVVFHPRRGMLVLEVKDWKAETIQHADGTQFTLVTERGLVKENNPLLQARAYALEIGVVLERDPALRHPPSSRHAGKLLMPWAWGVVLANISRKQFVDGGLDAVIPEHLAICRDEIYDTVEPEAFQERLWAMFPQVFPVALTLPQIDRVRWHLFPEIRVAPGEGQFGLFDQPADAAARPLQIPDLVKVMDAQQEQLARSLGGEHRIIHGVAGSGKTMILGFRAMQLARELAKPILVLCYNKTLAARLDQLLGERGLSEKVQVYNFHKWCRKMLTAYHVDLPAQGSADFFEQMVQRVIDGVERGQIPRFQYGAVLVDEGHDFEPDWYKLIVQMIDPDTNSLLVLYDDAQNINGRTDRRKFTWKSLGVQAQGRTTILKLNYRNTLEILSVARSFADELLRADAGDEDGVPLVAPESAGRRGAVPELIRVDSAGAELAVLVSQIRDELAHGRPLDDIAVIYRFNWQGDKLRAALEQAGLACRLADDKGGKGALFVVRDCIKLVSMHSSKGLEFPLVIIPHLGMMPKPGEDEAHEARLLYVAMTRATERLLLIHHEDSVFSARIRASINDVTAQLAGV from the coding sequence ATGGCCACCCTCATTCCGACACGCAACCATTGTCTGCCCAGGATGACCGGCGGCGAAAAGCGCTTCTCCGAACGGCTGGAACAGAAGCTCGAGGACGACTACCTGCTGTGGTACGACGTGCCGGTCGGGCTGAAGCAGCGGCGCCCGGACTTCGTGGTGTTCCACCCGCGCCGCGGCATGCTGGTGCTGGAGGTGAAGGACTGGAAGGCCGAAACCATCCAGCACGCCGACGGCACCCAGTTCACCCTGGTGACCGAGCGCGGCCTGGTCAAGGAGAACAACCCGCTGCTGCAGGCGCGCGCGTATGCGCTGGAGATCGGCGTGGTGCTGGAACGCGATCCGGCCTTGCGCCATCCGCCTTCCAGCCGCCACGCCGGCAAGCTGCTGATGCCGTGGGCGTGGGGCGTGGTGCTGGCCAACATCAGCCGCAAGCAGTTCGTCGACGGCGGGCTCGATGCGGTGATTCCGGAGCATCTCGCCATCTGCCGCGACGAGATCTACGACACGGTCGAACCCGAGGCCTTCCAGGAACGGCTGTGGGCGATGTTCCCGCAGGTGTTCCCGGTGGCGCTGACCCTGCCGCAGATCGACCGCGTGCGCTGGCACCTGTTCCCGGAGATCCGGGTGGCGCCCGGCGAAGGCCAGTTCGGCCTGTTCGACCAGCCGGCCGATGCCGCCGCGCGGCCGCTGCAGATCCCCGACCTGGTCAAGGTGATGGACGCGCAGCAGGAGCAGCTCGCCCGTTCGCTCGGCGGCGAGCACCGGATCATCCACGGCGTGGCCGGTTCCGGCAAGACCATGATCCTGGGCTTCCGCGCGATGCAGCTGGCGCGCGAACTGGCCAAGCCGATCCTGGTGCTCTGCTACAACAAGACGCTGGCGGCGCGGCTCGACCAGCTGCTCGGCGAGCGCGGGCTGAGCGAAAAAGTGCAGGTCTACAACTTCCACAAGTGGTGCCGCAAGATGCTCACGGCCTACCACGTGGACCTGCCCGCGCAGGGCAGCGCGGACTTCTTCGAACAGATGGTGCAGCGGGTGATCGACGGCGTCGAGCGCGGCCAGATCCCGCGCTTCCAGTACGGCGCGGTGCTGGTCGACGAAGGCCACGACTTCGAGCCGGACTGGTACAAGCTGATCGTGCAGATGATCGACCCGGACACCAACTCGCTGCTGGTGCTGTACGACGACGCGCAGAACATCAACGGCCGCACGGATCGGCGCAAGTTCACCTGGAAGAGCCTGGGCGTGCAGGCGCAGGGCCGCACCACCATCCTCAAGCTCAACTACCGCAACACGCTGGAAATCCTCTCGGTCGCGCGCAGCTTCGCCGACGAATTGCTGCGCGCGGACGCGGGCGACGAGGACGGCGTGCCGCTGGTCGCACCGGAAAGCGCCGGCCGCCGCGGTGCGGTGCCGGAGCTGATCCGCGTCGACAGCGCCGGTGCCGAGCTGGCGGTACTGGTCAGCCAGATCCGCGACGAACTGGCGCACGGCCGCCCACTCGACGACATCGCGGTGATCTACCGCTTCAACTGGCAGGGCGACAAGCTGCGCGCGGCGCTGGAACAGGCCGGCCTGGCCTGTCGGCTGGCCGACGACAAGGGCGGCAAGGGCGCGCTGTTCGTGGTCAGGGACTGCATCAAGCTGGTCAGCATGCACTCCAGCAAGGGGCTGGAATTCCCGCTGGTGATCATTCCCCACCTGGGCATGATGCCCAAGCCCGGCGAAGACGAGGCGCACGAGGCGCGCCTGCTCTACGTGGCGATGACCCGCGCCACCGAACGGCTGCTGCTGATCCACCAC
- a CDS encoding GNAT family N-acetyltransferase, which yields MPFAIQHDRVAHRFETRVEGMPCLLDYTLAAGVMTIAHTEVPAAVGGRGIASALVQQAMITARAEGWKVVPACSYAAAWVRRHPEYHDLLG from the coding sequence ATGCCGTTCGCCATCCAGCACGACCGCGTCGCCCATCGCTTCGAAACCCGCGTGGAAGGCATGCCGTGCCTGCTCGACTACACCCTCGCCGCCGGCGTGATGACGATCGCCCACACCGAAGTGCCGGCCGCGGTGGGCGGGCGCGGCATTGCCTCCGCCCTGGTGCAGCAGGCGATGATCACGGCGCGTGCCGAAGGCTGGAAGGTGGTGCCGGCCTGCTCGTATGCTGCCGCGTGGGTGCGGCGACACCCGGAATACCACGACCTGCTCGGCTGA
- a CDS encoding 3-deoxy-7-phosphoheptulonate synthase, with amino-acid sequence MNPTDDLRIRAITRLSTPAEVMRDCAVTDAAMSTVDASRQALHGILAGADDRLAVVIGPCSIHNTHAALEYAGRLAPLRRELGDALEIVMRVYFEKPRTTVGWKGLINDPDLDGSFRIDKGLRIARGLLRDINALGVPAGCEFLDMITPQYIADLVAWGAIGARTTESQVHRELASGLSCPVGFKNGTDGNVKIAVDAVQAASQPHHFMAVTKDGQAAVATTSGNGDCHVILRGGKAPNYDAASVDAACIAIDKAGLAGRVMIDVSHANSGKKPENQPLVAEDIAVRIAAGERRILGVMVESHLLGGRQELQPGQPLRYGQSITDGCLDWDSSVQVLQRLAQAVRQRRRAAAPMPRAEAAA; translated from the coding sequence ATGAACCCCACCGACGACCTGCGCATCCGCGCCATCACCCGCCTCAGCACGCCGGCCGAGGTGATGCGCGACTGCGCCGTTACCGACGCGGCGATGTCCACCGTCGATGCCTCGCGGCAGGCGCTGCACGGCATTCTCGCCGGTGCCGACGATCGCCTCGCGGTGGTGATCGGGCCGTGCTCGATCCACAACACCCACGCCGCGCTGGAGTACGCCGGCCGGCTGGCGCCGCTGCGCCGCGAGCTCGGCGATGCGCTGGAGATCGTGATGCGGGTGTACTTCGAGAAGCCGCGCACCACGGTGGGCTGGAAAGGCTTGATCAACGACCCCGACCTCGACGGCAGCTTCCGCATCGACAAGGGGCTGCGCATCGCCCGCGGCCTGTTGCGCGACATCAATGCGCTGGGCGTGCCGGCCGGTTGCGAATTCCTCGACATGATCACGCCGCAGTACATCGCCGACCTGGTGGCGTGGGGCGCGATCGGCGCACGCACCACCGAGAGCCAGGTGCATCGCGAGCTGGCCTCGGGGTTGTCCTGCCCGGTCGGTTTCAAGAACGGCACCGACGGCAACGTGAAGATCGCGGTGGACGCGGTGCAGGCCGCATCGCAGCCGCATCATTTCATGGCGGTGACCAAGGACGGCCAGGCTGCCGTCGCCACTACCAGCGGCAATGGCGACTGCCACGTGATCCTGCGCGGCGGCAAGGCGCCGAACTACGATGCGGCCAGCGTCGACGCCGCATGTATCGCGATCGACAAGGCCGGCCTGGCCGGCCGGGTGATGATCGACGTCAGCCACGCCAACAGCGGCAAGAAGCCGGAGAACCAGCCGCTGGTGGCCGAGGACATCGCCGTGCGGATCGCCGCCGGCGAGCGGCGCATCCTCGGCGTGATGGTGGAAAGCCACCTGCTCGGCGGCCGCCAGGAACTGCAGCCCGGCCAGCCGCTGCGTTACGGCCAGAGCATCACCGACGGCTGCCTCGACTGGGACAGTTCGGTGCAGGTACTGCAGCGGCTGGCGCAGGCGGTGCGCCAGCGGCGCCGGGCCGCTGCCCCGATGCCGCGTGCGGAAGCCGCTGCCTGA
- a CDS encoding oxygenase MpaB family protein, with protein MPSPLDLLTRPAREPIRRWVLKAFPRADTGGVDYDHPHGDPGLFGPHSATWRVHSDFPGMLAGGLAALTLQTLHPLALAGVWDHSNFRGDLLGRLRRTTAFVGGTTYAPRAQAEALIEHVRQVHAHITGHGEDGRPYSADDPDLLTWVHVSEAHCFLQGYRRYSHIAMPAGAADRYYDEVRRIAETLGARDVPACEREVTEYFRRIQPELAFTERSRVVLGLLGQVRLPVPAASLSRDLFLLAGHALLPDWAIRMLGHTPRQQRQARLAAQALWPIAPVFRAALKDGIASRACRRVDVAPEQLQRWDGIA; from the coding sequence ATGCCTTCGCCCCTCGACCTGTTGACCCGCCCTGCCCGCGAACCGATCCGCCGCTGGGTCCTCAAGGCCTTTCCGCGCGCCGACACCGGCGGCGTCGACTACGACCATCCGCACGGCGATCCCGGCCTGTTCGGGCCGCACAGCGCGACCTGGCGCGTGCACTCGGACTTCCCCGGCATGCTGGCCGGCGGCCTCGCCGCGCTGACCCTGCAGACCCTGCACCCGCTGGCGCTGGCCGGGGTGTGGGACCACTCCAACTTCCGCGGCGACCTGCTCGGCCGGCTGCGCCGCACCACCGCCTTCGTCGGCGGCACCACCTACGCGCCGCGGGCGCAGGCCGAGGCGCTGATCGAACATGTGCGGCAGGTCCACGCGCACATCACCGGCCATGGCGAAGACGGCCGTCCGTACTCGGCAGACGATCCCGACCTGCTGACCTGGGTCCACGTCAGCGAGGCCCACTGCTTCCTGCAGGGCTACCGCCGCTACAGCCACATCGCGATGCCGGCCGGCGCAGCCGACCGCTACTACGACGAGGTGCGGCGGATCGCCGAGACGCTCGGCGCACGCGACGTGCCCGCGTGCGAACGCGAGGTGACCGAATACTTCCGGCGCATCCAGCCCGAACTGGCTTTCACCGAACGCTCGCGCGTCGTGCTCGGGCTGCTGGGACAGGTGCGCCTGCCGGTACCGGCGGCCAGCCTCTCGCGCGACCTGTTCCTGCTCGCCGGCCACGCCCTGCTGCCGGACTGGGCGATCCGCATGCTGGGCCACACGCCGCGCCAGCAGCGCCAGGCGCGGCTGGCGGCGCAGGCGCTGTGGCCGATCGCGCCGGTATTTCGCGCAGCGTTGAAGGACGGCATCGCCAGCCGCGCCTGCCGGCGCGTGGACGTGGCGCCGGAGCAGCTGCAGCGCTGGGACGGCATCGCCTAG